A window of Magnolia sinica isolate HGM2019 chromosome 13, MsV1, whole genome shotgun sequence genomic DNA:
AGAGTTGAAGTCCAAACACGAGAAGATAAAAAGGATccaaaagttgaaaaaaaatgtGGTTTGAATTTTGATCCATGTATATGGGTTTGAGCAGTTTATTTGAATTGGGTTTTGATTTCTGCAGAGATAGGTCATATACCACGGTTTTGGATTTTCTAATAATTTATTTTGAAGAATGGTTGGGTTCAGATCTGGAAAGATACCACTAATTATAGCTTATGTGCCCTTTTTTCAAAAAGAAGATAATGGACATTTTATTAATATTCAGAAATTAGAGTAAGGGTATGGAATTCTCGATTCAAAGAGCCAAATGGCCCAGACCCTTCTCAGCCAGATCACATTATGTCATTTGTTTTGAGGTGTTGGACATGGGTACAATACTCGCTCAGAATTGTCTAgtgcatggtgtgccgtaacagctgttacagggccataaaggccgttaggtaaaggtaatggtggcaaccgttacacattatggggtcattatggttgtaatggccattatggaaaaaatgacccgtaacagccgttacagcccCCATAATGGCTTGTTACACCCCCCATAAAGGCGTAACGGTCCATTACGAGTCTGATACAtgttttttggggttttttttttcaatagaaaaagaaaccgtaatggttgttacagcccgtattgtaaaggtaatggtggtggctgttacaTACACTGTTACTCTAACAATATTGGTTTATTCCTGTAAAAAGGAGGATATTGAAAATTGCTCACCCTAATATTGGTCTTATTTGCACATAATACACAAAAGCTGGTCAACTTCGAAACAAACGATCTTTCTAAACGATAATCGATCTATAAAACACTACAGGATTTACTTGGTGTCACAACACAAAGACACCAACATCTCTTTGGTATTCTATCAGGAAAAAGAACACCATGATCACCCCAACTACTGCTGGTAACTTATTCCTCAATCTATTCCATGTCGTGGAGGAACTATACGCAACCATTACTGGAAACCGGCAAGTTCCATCTGTTGGATCCTGATCAGTCACCATTGCCAATCCTGAAAAAACACAGTCAACAGTCTGCTGGTTCCCCACCTGATAATACATGTTGAATGCATAGGAAGCATTCCCATCAACACCCAGGTGGTTACAAGAAGATCCGTAACCCAGAGCAGTGCAATCAGAGAATGTGCAGGCATAAGTTATGCTGTCTGGAAGCTTTGCTAGATCAGTTGCATCTGGGTCCAGAACACACCACCGTCTAGGTAGGTACTCTACACCCTCTGCAGCCCTCAGAGCCTTGTTTTCTTCATGACCTGATAGATCTAATTCGTACTTGGGTTTTCCATCGAACTCAAAGATGCCCCAGTGCCGTTCGAAGCTTCCGGGGTCGATGGACTTTGCATTCTCATCTATCAGACTGAAAAGATACACATGGATCTTACTGCTTCTCATCGGGGTCCCTTCACCACTCAAAACATGGCGAAGCAACCCCTGGTTAAATCTCTTGGCGTTGTCGACATTTGCATGCTTATCGCCGTCCGTGGGCCAACCAACTTCTCCTACAAGGATGGGCATGTCGGGGTATCCAGCTTTCTGCAAGGCCCAGATGAGGGTATCAAGGTTGGCATCAAATACATTATTGTAGATGGTGTTCCCGTCCTTGATGGGCTTGTTAGTGCCATCAAAGAAAGCATAGTCCATGGGGAAGTAGTCATTGCCATAGAGGCTGAGGAATGGGTAGATGTTGACAGTGAATGGTGCGTTGTTTTCTGAGAGGAATTCAACAATTTGGATTGTGAGTTCTCGGATATCCGATCGGAAATCGCCAGCTGATGGAACTGGGTTTGACAATGGAGAATTGTAGACATCAGCATTGAAGGGGACGGTGACTTTTATCTGTCTTCCTAGCCCTACTTTGTGAAGGGCTTTCTGAACATTTTGCAAAGCTGGCAGAGTGATATTCAAGAAGGAGCCATTGTAGGTCTGTAGGAACGGCTCATTGCCAACTGCAACATATCTGCAAATTGATTGTTCACTTTTAATCAGTAATTGATTATGTTTTAACTGCAGTTTCAAAAAACTTAGGGATTCGTACCCAACTCAAAACTAGGAAACATAGAAACTTGAGTTTGATTTATCTGAGGCCAACCCAAGTTGGCTCTGCAtcttattaagaagaaaaaagaaagctaTATAAATCCATTAATGCAATGGATAAGAGTCCCCTTAACCTCCCTGAGTCACTGACTTTCATATAAAAGGTTTAAACCTTCTAGTTTCTAGGTTAGGTGCTTGGACAAGCACTGAGTTGGGAAGATGAAAAAGGAACATGCTTGAAGATGACTGAGTTCAATAACCCAAGCATGGCTTGGTCCGTGAAACCTTCCTGAAGAAAAAATAAACCACTTGATCTCAAtcaataaaaaggaaaataagtAATTTCTCTTAGTGCTTTTGTTAAAAAATTTATTGATCGACTCAGAATTCGGTCTAGCTGACTTGGTTTAGCAAATTTCTAGCATGGAGTTCAAGCTCCAATATTTGAAAAATTAGTAAAGTCAATGATCTGCTTGGTCATTTGTCATACTCGTTGACCCTACCTGAGATAATCTTGGAAATTTCAGTGCTAATTTCTGAGTTCCAAGTTTCTCTATTGTTGTTCTGATATTTGTTAAAACGAAAAAGACGTGGATTTTGAAAGAAACTGAAGAAAACATTtcaaaagaaagaagaggaagaggaaaccCATTTCAAAAGAAAGGAGAGAGTAAAAGAAAACAGAATAAACAACCATTTCAAAGAGAGTAAAAGGCTAAGTCAATTCAAGCAAAAacaggaaaaagaaaggagaaacccaattcagcaaaaaaaaaaaaaaaagagtgtgaaataacagaaacaaaagaaACATAGTTTGGAACAGGCAAGATAGTGAATGCATAAAGACTGGAAAAGAAATCCAAATCAAAGAGATGAAAAAGGGCGAAGCTAGCACTCTGAAAATAAAACAAAGAACAGGAGAAAGAGGGAACATGATTTACTGAACTTGATGTTTACTCCTCCGGGATAGCTATATCTAGTCACATTCGCTGCAACCCAGTCACTGGCCACGCCAGGATCATCACTCATCGCTTGTAACATGTAGTTCGGTATGGCAACCATAACCTCAAGGTCACTCCCACTCAAAGCTTTCATGCTGCTCTCATCAGCATCAAACAGCTTTACCTTGTCAAACCCATTGTCCTTCAGCATCTGAACTATCATCTCATCTGGGAGGCGGTGCGTTCCCATCTTCCCCCAGTTCACCCCAATGCAATTGGCATGCATGGCCATTGCAATGATGATAACAGATAGAAGATGGAGACATCTGAGTTCTGTTGCTTCTGCTGCCATCTCTTGCTcagctctgtgtgtgtgtgtgtgtgtgtgtgtgtgtctctctctctctctctctctctctctatgttgtATTCAGAGGGGAAGAAAGAAGGTGGGGAGGGGGGAATTGTTTTCATGCATGGCGTGGTATTTATACATAGGGGGGTTGGCTTTTTTTGTTCTTGGAAAGGCAGCTTTTGAGAGCTTTTGAAGTGGATAAAGTCtccaagaaagaaaaagaaaaggcagTCATTTTAAAGGGGATTGTAATTTGATTTATGGTTATTTTTCAGTTACCACTCAACTGAATCTACCTTACCTTATCTGTTTTCTATACAACCTTTCATAAACACAAAGGGACAGAGATCATGCCCAAATGTTCGGCTTTGGAAAGATGGCCGGTCTTACCCCTGTACTTTTAGAAGGATGAGTGCAGCGCACTCGGAGTCTGAGAAATGGCAGTGGCAAATAAGTCTTTCAATTAAATGGTGCTCCTAATCGTAATTCTAAAAGTCAGTGGCTCGACTTCAAACTTGGCCAAGTCAACTTGACGAgatttttgagttgagtcaccatgaaatagggctgcaacttgggttctgGTTAACCTGAACCCAATTGACCCAAAGTTCAGATTGGGTTGGGCCTGGTTGTCAAGGtccttaggttgggtttgggttggaaaaTGCTAGCCCAATTTGAAttcgggttgggttcaggttgagcaaattcggGTCAGGTTAGGTTgtgttgggaataatcacatgtattttggTTGGGTTGGTTTGGATTGGGTCAAGTGTAGAGGacttcaggttgggttcaggtttagcacattgggttggaatttgggtcgggttagGTTGCAGGTTGGGTTGAGCTCGGGTTGATCCTCAACCCAACCTACCCGAGTTGCACTGCTACCACAAAACTTGCGGTGAGCTTGACTCAAACTGAGTCAGTCGTTGGGTGTTTGCATttcagaagaaaaagaacaaggaGGAGTGTTAGGTTCGAACCCCCAACCTTTCGTAGGTGCCGATAAGCCACATGCACTTGATTTTTGACATTTTTTGTCAGTCTTAATATTCACAACAGTTTTAAATAGCTATTATTACTTAGATATTCatattaatttaataaaattataatatgAAGTTGAGTCTTCAAGTTGAGCTGACCTGGCTGGACATTGAGTCGAGATGAGCTTTCGGGTTGTTGAACTATGCTCTTAATATGGATCACCTTTGCGAATGGAGTTATCTTGCAATGAAGTGGCAGCTACTTTTAATTAATAAATTCTTCTTTTTATCCCATATTTATTGGGATTTAACAGAAAATGAGACAAGCTCACCTTTGCTCAAGTGGGCGTTCTGTGTCATGACCTCTGAGGATCCACGTACACACAGGACAACTTggaaagggcattttggtcattaaaAGACCATCAAGATCTTTTCTATTCTGCACATCGGAAAATCTTGATAGTTTCTATATCTAGTGGCATTTTTAGTTTTGATCTTGGGTTATTTATTTGGACTGCTGCCTATTTGATGCATTTGGAATTCTCCCAGAGTATTTGTTATTATCATTCACATGCACACGTCCATTGCAGACATGAGCATGCATGTagcttgatctaaaccgttgTTACTTGAAAATCGCCGGCCCCCTATTTTATTCCAAATCACACAAATCCGAGTTATGGGTCATTTGTGTTGCAGATTGCTATTTTTATTGATCTGAACTATGGTTCTATACTCTGATTGTTGATTGAGTttccatgatttttttattatttaaaatgtAATCTATTCTTTGATTTTTGCAGGAGGATGCTATAATAcactatgcatgcatgatctattaTAACAGCATTCGCACACACAGGGTAAGCTTATCGCGGAATGAGGCATATGTTGGGGCCGTGTGATGTATGAAGGCCATCAGATGTGTCACCTCATATTAGCCTTAGgtaccaaaaatcagccttaacaCTCAAGTGGGTAGAGGGGGCACTCACCCTTGATTTACACAGGAGCATGTCCGAATTTTGAAATCGCCTGATTTTTGTCTTAGCCCTTCATCCAGACCAGATGAGGGGtctgaatggtctggattttaTATATAAAACCTGGTGGGCCCTCCACAAAAACCAAGGGTGGGCGTTCTCTCCCAACTTGTTGCCTGTGGTGTGACCTGCCTGATTCATGGATCAGCcagatttttgggccctagggaTAACATGCACTGGCACATATGATGTAAGGGTTGGATTTCATGCATGCATTGTGTGGGCCTcacactttttcttttcttttcttttttctatggtATAATTCATCAGTAACCCACATCTTTTTTGGGTCCCACCTAAATGGGGTGATAGATTTGCCATGTGTCATAGATTAGAATCGAagcaaccatccatttgatttgtGTACAAAGTCCCATACCATTGGAGGAGCATTAGCTTTTGGCCTAGTGAAGATAGAAAGAATCCCTCTTGCGACTTTCCACCGTGATTCTACGTCTGCATTTGCCTTTTCTTCTGCTGCTTTTCTTTGTGTTTTCCCACAGCCATAGGATGCAGAAGTTATCCAAGAAAGTTGAAGGCACTGTATGATCCTTAGACCTGAAGATAAGCACAATAAAATTCCATTTTAGCTTACTAAAAGTGGGCCGttgttcagtgatccagattCCAGACCACTGGCTGTATAGCTCCGACGTCGATGAACACATTGGTATTGACCTTGATGGGGAGAAATCATAATTGTTCGGGTTGCGGTCTTTGAATGTAGGCCCAAGATTGACAGCTACCTTCTCTCTATATTTTCGGGCGTGGTCTGTCTATGGCCATTGGCATCAGACCAATGGAAGTAGCGATCCTGCGAGAGTGAGCTAATTACAAAAACCCGTCCTCAGTTCGGATTGCAGTCTGGAACTTGCCTCCATGAAGCCAGAATCACTAGTGATCGTAGGTCAGCCATAGGAGCAGTGAATTCGTCCCATGGTCATTACCATTCGTTTGAGCTgcatggggtccattgtgatgtgtgagtgccatccatcccatccattattaGATGTGATCCCCACCCAATCTTAGGCCTAGGTTCCAAAATCCAGTCTAACCCATAACTCTGGTGGGCTACATTAAAGGGAAAATGAGGGACCTTCGGAAGGGGACGGTCGCTAAAGAAACTTCGAGATGGAATGTTGGGTACATCgtgttgtttatatgtcatccaacccagtcATCAGGCGCGTCCCACCAGGATCAAGTGAAAAAATGAAGCTTACGCCACTGGGAaatgtaggtgggccacaacaactgaTTTATATTCTATAGGCATGATTATACTTTGCTTCCTATGATGCCATCCACCTGAATTTTTGATAGGGATGATTCTCGGGATGCACGATTCCTTTTGAGGATTTGcaccagatgaacagtctggatacACATCACAGGTAATTAACATGCATTGGATTGCATGTGACCGTTTCTTCTTTAGCTTTTGCATCTTCTTTCATTACTCACATCATTACCTTATAATAACATCTAAAAGTGGTCTAATGTGGGTTTTAGAAAAGGGAAGGAAATGTATTTAAGACACAAGTATTGGCCGaatcttttgttgcttcaagTTGTAACCTTTGGATCGACGGAATTGGGTTTTTAAGATTGATGATAAACGGACCTGATTTCTTCTTCAGGAATGACAGAGACATCACTGTCATGTTCGATGGCTGATTTTTGTCGTTTAATCTTAAGATAGAGAATGAGATGGCCCATCTACGGTGCTGCCGAAAGAGGTGATTTTTTAAACTGAGCATTTGAGACTAACTTTACTAATGAAAATTACAGGACTGCTAATCACACGCCTACGTGTAAAGAATAAAAGGCCCACATCCATTTTCACTCGTGAACACGGATTGGGCGGTGAGGAACTCACCACCGGCCTCAGTGGTAAAATGACCTGGCAATATgtgattggtgggccatgtgctGTCAGAAATAAGCTCAGCCCTTTTAAAGGTATTTTGGCCGAGTGTATACTAGCGCGCACAGCTAcaccaatcaaatcttgccacatCATTTCATCATCAGGATGGGCGTTCCTTGCTCATACCTAGGTgctagactcacaagagtttcaacacaaggtcatgggtggAGTAGCTATTGTGGTGTGAGTGTTGTTATATAATGAGGCCGAGTATGATTGGAAGGTAGGCTACTTTCATAAATAGGATGAGATGGGCCCAAAGAAAGCATGGTTGAAAATTGTTTAATGGTACATTATAGTTACTGCATACCTTCCAATTATGTCCCACCACATTGTGCCTGTATAACATGGTACACTCAGGATACAAGTACGCTTGAATGTGTGCGAACAGTGTCACGTCAACCGATAAAAGGGAAAAGGAATGCTGCCGTCGTGTGTTGCAAgaactaggtggggcctaccgtgatgtttgtgagaaatacacctgtctatccattttgccatatcattttacaacatggccaaaaaatgaggaagatccaaaactcaagtgggcataATAAGGATTGAGCTTCCacccttaaaacatttatatggccacgaaagttttgaatcaggctaatgtttttatgttttcagttcatcccagcaggaatgatcttcatgaatggtctggatgacatataaatatcacagtggacccatgaagatttcaatggtagtcttaatctgcctcgttttttatcccatgtactaacatgatccggcaaaaatggatgggcgtggaggatttctcacaaacattacagtgggccccacctagcttccaaccGCATTCAACCTGtgacaggcaatccgcgtcccaataAAAAAGGGGTATCCACACACGTACACGTGAGATTAGCAACACTGATGAAATTAACTATAATAAATGAAGAGCATTAATAAAGATAAGGGCAGATAAGAGGGACAAAGGAGGTTTTAAAAGTGTCATTTCTATAAAAGCATATGGACGGTGATGCGACTATATCTTGCTTGATGGGAAAGGTCTGAGGATCACAAAGGCCCACCGACGCAATGCGTTACCTTATGGGACAAGCATTCGTTGGTGTGCTAGCAATGAAGTTttgagggtgcgtttggatgcgctATTGAATTTAATTGCAAAGTGGAAGCAAGCATATTgagatgtgtgtatgtgtgtattatTTTGATTAAAGCCATAATAGATACTCCTAGTTGATTTTCTTTGAGATTTAGGGGAGGCAATGGGCCGGGTAGCCTACTAGCCTGtcccaccttcatggggatgttagcaataTCCGAGGAAATTTTAAACAGCACACCGTATGACTTATTGAAGATCTGACCCGTTCATTCTTTCATACAACGAAGAGCAAAACATGGTGGAAGAATAACACTGATTGGATAATCCTA
This region includes:
- the LOC131222425 gene encoding glucan endo-1,3-beta-glucosidase 8-like, with amino-acid sequence MAAEATELRCLHLLSVIIIAMAMHANCIGVNWGKMGTHRLPDEMIVQMLKDNGFDKVKLFDADESSMKALSGSDLEVMVAIPNYMLQAMSDDPGVASDWVAANVTRYSYPGGVNIKYVAVGNEPFLQTYNGSFLNITLPALQNVQKALHKVGLGRQIKVTVPFNADVYNSPLSNPVPSAGDFRSDIRELTIQIVEFLSENNAPFTVNIYPFLSLYGNDYFPMDYAFFDGTNKPIKDGNTIYNNVFDANLDTLIWALQKAGYPDMPILVGEVGWPTDGDKHANVDNAKRFNQGLLRHVLSGEGTPMRSSKIHVYLFSLIDENAKSIDPGSFERHWGIFEFDGKPKYELDLSGHEENKALRAAEGVEYLPRRWCVLDPDATDLAKLPDSITYACTFSDCTALGYGSSCNHLGVDGNASYAFNMYYQVGNQQTVDCVFSGLAMVTDQDPTDGTCRFPVMVAYSSSTTWNRLRNKLPAVVGVIMVFFFLIEYQRDVGVFVL